The Arthrobacter oryzae DNA window CGTTCGTGGTGTTCACTTGCTGCTCCGGATCTCTCACGGGGGTTACGTACCCCCTGGACTGAGTCTACTCTGAAACATCTTATAAGAAATCTTTCTTTTGGACTTGTGCTCCCCATCACCTGCAGGCTAGCCTAAAGCGCACAGTCTTATAAGATATTTGCTCAACCACAAAATCTTCCCGATTTTGGGACGTGCTTCGATCTAGCTACTTATAAGAAATAAGATCCCCACTCAGGAGAGATTCAAAGATGAAAATCGTTTCCGCCCACGTCGGCACCATTCCCATCAGTTCCTCGATCCGGAACGCCTTCATTGACTTCACCAAGATGGACTGCACGATCATCGCCCTCGTCAGCGACGTGTTTGTCGACGGGAAGCCTCTGGTTGGCTATGGTTTCAACTCCAACGGCCGCTACAACGCCACGGGCATCCTGAAGGACCGCATCCTTCCCCGCATCATGGACGCCCCGTCCGAGGACCTTCTCGATGAGGACGGCCAGCTCTCGCCGGAGAAGGCGTGGGACCTGATGATGTCCAACGAGAAACCTGGTGGACACGGCGAGCGCTCGGTGGCCGTCGGCGTCGCCGACATGGCCCTGCACGACCTCGCAGCCAAGATCGCCGGCGTCCCGCTTTACCGGTGGATCTCTGACCACTACGGTGACGGGAACCCGGATAAGGACGTGTTTGTCTACGCAGCCGGCGGTTACTACGCACCTGGCAAGAGCCTCGAGGACCTGCAGAACGAAATGCGCGGCTTCCTCGCCAAGGGCTACAACGTGGTCAAGATGAAGATCGGCGGCGCCGACCTCGCCGAGGACCTGCGCCGCATCGAAGCCGTGATCGAGGTCCTCGACGGCGACGCTTCCCGCCTGATGGTGGACGTCAACGGCAAGTTCGACCTGGAGACGGCGCTGGAATACGGCAAAGCCATCGACCAGTACGGGCTGTTCTGGTACGAGGAAGTCGGCGACCCGCTGGACTACGCCCTGAACGCCACCCTCTCCGAGCACTACAAAAACCCGATCGCCACCGGAGAGAACCTGTTCTCCCTCCAGGATGCCCGGAACCTGGTCCGCTACGGCGGCATGCGCCCGGACCGCGACTTCATCCAGGTCGACCCGGCCCTGAGCTACGGCCTGACCGAATACCGCCGGATCCAGGACATGCTCGCCCAGCACGGCTGGTCCTCACGCCGCTGCATCCCGCACGGCGGACACCAGTTCTCCCTGCACATCGCCGCAGCCCTCAAGCTTGGCGGCAACGAGTCCTACCCGGGCGAGTTCCAGCCCACCGGAGGCTTCACCGACGACGCGGTGATCGTCAACAGCCGCGTGGCCCCGGGCGATCTGCCGGGCATCGGGCTCGAAGGCAAGGCTGAGTTCTACAAGGTCCTGCGCGCTCTGCACGACTAGACACCCTCGCAGCTTGGTCCCGGGCAGAGCCCTGCCCGGGACCACCACCTCCCCAAACTTCTCTGTCTGTCGTGCAAAGGAGCACCCAAGATGTCGTCCCACACCCTGCAGAATCCCCAGCATTCCTCCCACCCGCCCAAGCAGCGATCCCGGTTCGGCCGGCTGATGCGCGAACTATGGTTCCAGGTCGTCCTGGGCGCCGTCCTGGGCATCGCCGTCGGCTTTCTGCTGCCCGAAGTCGGCAAGCAGCTCACACCTCTGAGTGACTGGTTCATCGCCCTGGTGAAGATGATCGTCATCCCCGTTGTGTTCTGCGTCGTGTCCCTCGGCATCGCATCGATGGACAGCCTGCGCAAAGCCGGTCGTATCGGTGTGAAGGCACTGGGCTACTTCCTCGCCCTGTCCCTGCTGTCGATGCTGATCGGCCTGGTCGTCGCCAACGTCTTCCGTCCCGGCGACGGCATGAACATCGACCCGTCCCAGCTGGACTCCAGCAAGGTTCCGGCCAAGGCCAGCGAAGGCTTCAACGGCATTGAATTCGTCAACAACATCATTCCCGAATCCCTCTTCGGTGCCCTGACTGGCCACACCATCATCGCCGCACTGATGGTCTCCATCATCTTCGGTGCCGCCATGAACGTCTCCGGCGAAGCCGGTGCCTTCCTGACCCGTGGCATCCAGGCTCTGTCCACGGTGATCTTCAAGATCGTCACATGGGTCATGCGCCTTGCCCCAATCGGCACCTTCGGCGCCCTGGCGGCCGTTGTAGCCAACTACGGCACCCAGAGCCTGCAGCAACTCGGTTACCTCGTCCTGCTCTTCACCGGAACCTGCATCCTCTACGTCCTCGTAGTCCTGGGCATCATCGCCCGCACCTGCGGACTGAACATCTTCACCGTTATGCGCTACTTCAAGGCCGAACTGCTCATCGCCCTGAGCACCTGCTCCAGTGAAGCCGTCCTTCCACAGCTGATCAAGAAGCTCGAAGCCATGGGTGTGGGCAAGTCCACCGTCGGCATCGTCATCCCCTCCGGGTTCTCCTTCAACCTTGACGGGTCAGCCGTCTACCTGACCATGGCCTCAGTGTTCCTGGCCCAAGCCGTTGGCATGGACCTCTCCTGGGAGCAGCAGCTGGTCATGGTCGGCGTCATGATGCTCACCAGCAAGGGCACCGCCGGCATTGCAGGCGGAGCGTTCATCGTCCTGGCCAGCACCTTGAGCTCTGTCGGCGGGATCCCGCTGGCAGCTCTCGCCCTCATCGTCGGCATCGACCGGCTCCTGAACGAAGGCCGGGTGTTCATCAACGTCCTCGGCAACGTGATGGCCGCCGTCGTCGTCGGCAAGTGGGAAAAGGACTACGACCACGAACAGGCACGCAAAGCCCTGCATGCCGCAGGCCAGAAGAAAAACGAAATCGAAGCAAAGACACCGGCCGCCGCGGAAGCGGACAAGGTCGACGTCTACTAAAACCGCACACGTCAGGGCCGCCGTGCATACCGCTGCGGCCCTGACCGCGTGAACCCCTAATCTACAGCCGCTGATGACAGCGCATCCCCAGCAACCACACTAGGAACCTACCTGTGCCATGGCCGCCCGCATCCTGATCACCACCGACTACCTCCAGCCGGAAGATGCCGTTGACCAGCTCCTGCGGGAACACGGTCTGGAACCGGTCTACTCGCCACACCGGGGCCCACGGCCCACTGAGGAACGCGGGTCGTTGTTCGAGGGCATCTCCGGCGCGATCCTCGCCAGTGAGCCGGTCACCGCCGACATGCTCAAAGCCGCCGCCACCCTGAAAGTCATTGCGCGCAGCGGCGTGGGGTACGACTCCATCGACGTCCAGGCCGCGGCCGCACAAGGAATCAGGGTCTGCAACGCCCCCGGAACCAACCACCACTCGGTCGCCGAACTCACCATCGGACTGATTATCATGGCCGCCCGCCGCCTCCTGCAGGTCACCACCGCCGTCCGAAACGGGCACTGGCCCCGCGAGGCCGGCCACGAACTGCGCGGCTCCACCCTGGGCATCATCGGCTACGGCCCCAGCGGACGCGCCACGGCAAACCTCGGAGCCGCCCTCGGAATGACCGCCCTGGTCAGCACCGCCCACCCCGACCCGGACAATCCCGCGGTCCGGTTCACCGATCTCGACACCGTCATCCGTGACGCCGACTACCTCTCCCTGCACACCCGCGGAGGCCGGAGCGCCGGCAAACTCATCGACGCGCCCAGGCTGCAAGCGATGAAACCCACCGCCATCCTCATCAACACGGCCCGCGGCTCGCTCGTGGACGAAGAGGCCTTGGCCAAGGCACTTAACAACGGAACCATCGCCGGCGCCGCGCTGGAGGTGCTCGAGAACGAACCCATGCCCGGCGACAGCCCCCTCCGGGGCCTGGACAACGTTCTCATCACCTCCCACCTCGCCGGCCA harbors:
- a CDS encoding cation:dicarboxylate symporter family transporter, with product MSSHTLQNPQHSSHPPKQRSRFGRLMRELWFQVVLGAVLGIAVGFLLPEVGKQLTPLSDWFIALVKMIVIPVVFCVVSLGIASMDSLRKAGRIGVKALGYFLALSLLSMLIGLVVANVFRPGDGMNIDPSQLDSSKVPAKASEGFNGIEFVNNIIPESLFGALTGHTIIAALMVSIIFGAAMNVSGEAGAFLTRGIQALSTVIFKIVTWVMRLAPIGTFGALAAVVANYGTQSLQQLGYLVLLFTGTCILYVLVVLGIIARTCGLNIFTVMRYFKAELLIALSTCSSEAVLPQLIKKLEAMGVGKSTVGIVIPSGFSFNLDGSAVYLTMASVFLAQAVGMDLSWEQQLVMVGVMMLTSKGTAGIAGGAFIVLASTLSSVGGIPLAALALIVGIDRLLNEGRVFINVLGNVMAAVVVGKWEKDYDHEQARKALHAAGQKKNEIEAKTPAAAEADKVDVY
- a CDS encoding mandelate racemase/muconate lactonizing enzyme family protein, with translation MKIVSAHVGTIPISSSIRNAFIDFTKMDCTIIALVSDVFVDGKPLVGYGFNSNGRYNATGILKDRILPRIMDAPSEDLLDEDGQLSPEKAWDLMMSNEKPGGHGERSVAVGVADMALHDLAAKIAGVPLYRWISDHYGDGNPDKDVFVYAAGGYYAPGKSLEDLQNEMRGFLAKGYNVVKMKIGGADLAEDLRRIEAVIEVLDGDASRLMVDVNGKFDLETALEYGKAIDQYGLFWYEEVGDPLDYALNATLSEHYKNPIATGENLFSLQDARNLVRYGGMRPDRDFIQVDPALSYGLTEYRRIQDMLAQHGWSSRRCIPHGGHQFSLHIAAALKLGGNESYPGEFQPTGGFTDDAVIVNSRVAPGDLPGIGLEGKAEFYKVLRALHD
- a CDS encoding phosphoglycerate dehydrogenase, with protein sequence MAARILITTDYLQPEDAVDQLLREHGLEPVYSPHRGPRPTEERGSLFEGISGAILASEPVTADMLKAAATLKVIARSGVGYDSIDVQAAAAQGIRVCNAPGTNHHSVAELTIGLIIMAARRLLQVTTAVRNGHWPREAGHELRGSTLGIIGYGPSGRATANLGAALGMTALVSTAHPDPDNPAVRFTDLDTVIRDADYLSLHTRGGRSAGKLIDAPRLQAMKPTAILINTARGSLVDEEALAKALNNGTIAGAALEVLENEPMPGDSPLRGLDNVLITSHLAGQTAEARTRAGLAAAHAVIDVLENREPAHPVDR